GGCCCTACTCGCCGAATCCCTGGACCCTGGCCGCCCGGGCGGTCAGCGCACGAACAGGCTGGAGAGCTGGATCGAGTTCTCGATGAGCCAGACGATGTGCTGCCCCGGCGCCAGAAGAATAGGCTCAGTCTGGAAGGTGGCGCTCGAGCCAATGGGGTCGGCGAGCAGGGCAATGTCGCCGCCGCCAGCCGTCATGGTCTGGGGAATCGCAAAGGTCGCGCGGTTCATGCTGGTGACCATGCCCAGGCGCGTGCGGGCGCCCGCGCGCACCACATAGACGTTCATATCGGCCCAGTTGCGGTTCTCCACGGACACGGTGGTCTCGCGGCCGGGCGAGCCGCGGCCGCCGGCGTCATGGAGACCGGTTGCGCAGGCGCCGCTCAGCAGCAGGGCGGCGGCCAGGATCGAGCGCTGGGACATCTATGACTCCTCGCCGAATAGGCCTGGCAAAAAGAGCACGGCGCCCCGAGGGGCGCCGTGCTTGGGTCTCCACCTCCCTCTCCCTCACCCCTCCGCTTCGACGCTATACAAGATCCGTGCCCGTCCGGCGGGCGGGAAGAAGAAGGCCCCCTCCAGAGCGGGGCCGGCGCGGTGTTGGCCGCAACAGGCGTCGTTCGGTAGAATACCGGCCGTGTGCAGGAACTCGTGTCCGGGCGCCGCTGCCGCGGCGGCTCTGCTGCTGGTCGCGGCGCCTGCCGCGGCGCAGCTCCGGCCACTCGAGCCCCTGGACTGGTCGGTATTCGACGGGGAGCGGGCGCTGTCCCTTCGCCTGGGTAGCAGCATCCTGGCGTCGCAACGGGCCTCGCTGGCAGGCACTGCGGGCCGGCTGCTCGAGCTCGGTGACTTTGCCCTTGTCTGGCGGACCGGCCGCGTGGCGCTCGAGGCCGGCGGCACAGTGCAGCGGCTGTTCCGGGAGGACGAGGTGTTCGCCCCGCCGACGGGCGGTGCGCTTGTCGAGCCGGACGGCACGCGCCACGACTCGGGCGACTACCGCGTGGCCACGGCCGTGAGGCTCACGGGTGGGCGCGGCGCGGTGGACGCGGCCGTGCGCTTCGGCACTCGCCTGCCCACCACGGACAACGAGGTCGGGCTGGATCGGGACCAGACCGATTTCTTCGCCCTCCTCGCTGCCCGGCTGCGCCGGGGGCTGGTGTTACTGGCGGCGGAGGGCGGACTCGGCGTGTTCGGCACGCGCAGTCCGCGACTCGAGCAGGTGGACATTTGGGTCTACGCGCTGAGCGCGGAGTATGACGCGGGGCCGGTCACTCCCAGCGTTGCGCTGCTGGGGCAAGCCAACGGGCTGTTCGGTCCGTCCCTGCGGGGCAACGAGGATCTGAGCGAGCTGCGCCTGGGTTTGCGCGTCGGGGGGGGCCGCTGGGTGCGGCTCAGCCTGGTGCGTGGATTGACCGAGTTCTCACCCTCCGCAGGGCTGTTGCTCACTGCCGGCCTGCTGCTGGGCGCGCAAAACTGATCCCGGGCAGATCCCGATATTGCCAGCTACCACCAACGGCCCGGCGGCTCTCCGGGTTAGCGGGGCAGGGATCTTCCGTGTCCGGCGGAGCATACCACCGGCAGCCGCGCCGGCCGCGGCGGCAACTCGTGCCTGGCAAGGAAACGGTCTGAGATGCGACGATTGCAGAAGGGCTCCATGGCGCGCCACGCCCTGGCTGCAGCGCTGTTGGGCGCGCCGCTGCTGGACGCGTGCGACGACACGCTGGGGCTGGACGAGCGCATTGCCTCCGTGGTCAACGTCCAGATCGCGCCCGCTCCGGTTCCCGCGCTGACCGCGCTGGGCGACACGCTCCGCCTGTCGGCCCGTCCGCTGGACCGCGCCGGCCGCGACGTTCAGGGCGTCCCTGTCCGCTGGACTTCCTCGCTGGCCAGTGTAGCGAGCGTGGACTCGAGTGGGTTGGTGCGCGCGGCGGCGAACGGGGTCACCACGATCGCGGCGGCCGTAGGGCAGGTGAAAGGCGAGGCGGTGTTACGCGTCGCACAGCAGCCGGCCTCGCTCAGGATCGAACCCGCGACGCCGGACACGCTGCGCGCGGTCGGCGACACGGTCAGGCTGCGGGCGCGTGTGGCGGACGCCCGCGGCAATGCTATGGCCGAGGCCGATGCTGCCGTGGCCTGGAGCTCGAGCGACTCGGCCGTGGCGGCAGTGGCCGCCGGGCTGGTACAGGCGCGGGGGAACGGCCGTGCCCTGATCCGCGCGCAAAGCGAGTCGGCCGCTGATTCGGTGTCCGTGGCCGTGAGGACGCCGGGGGCTCCGCTGGCACTCGAGGTGATCGCGCCGGAGCGGGCGCGCCAGGGCGACGTCGTCCAGCTCCGCGCCGTGCTGCGCTTCGACAGCGGCCGCGAGGATACGCTCCGCTCGGGACCCTCGTGGCGCGTGACAGATCCCGCTGCGGGGGCCGTGGATGCGAGCGGCCGGTTCGTGGGATACCTGGCCGGCGGAACGGCGCGGGTCATGGCCACCGCCAGTGGAGTAAGCGACACGGCAGCGATTGCGCTGGACGCCCGCGCCCTCAGCGGCAGCTTCCGCGTGGTCGGGAACGGACCCGTCCCCAACCGCTTCACCTCTGACCTCTGGCTCCACGCCAACTTTGCCTATACAGGCACCTGGGGGTGCTTCGGCGCCTGCACCGACTCGACGCAGGGCAACCGGCTCTTCGCCTGGGACGTGAGCGATCCGGGGCGGCCGGTGCGCACCGACTCCGTGCGCGTCGACGCGCGCGTGGTCAATGACGTGAAGATTGGGGCGGACGGCGGGCTGGCGATCCTCTCCCAGGAAGGCTCGAGCGACGGGCGCAACGGCATTACGCTCCTCGACCTGGCCGACCCGCTGCACCCCCGGGTCATCACTCGCTACACGCAGGGGCTCGAGAACGGGGTGCACAACCTCTGGATCGAGGGCTCGCACGCCTACATTGTGGAAGACGGCGCCAGCGCCAGTGGCGGGCTGCACATCCTGGACGTCTCGAATCCTGCCGCGCCCGTTGAGGTGGCCTCA
The sequence above is a segment of the Gemmatimonadota bacterium genome. Coding sequences within it:
- a CDS encoding Ig-like domain-containing protein is translated as MRRLQKGSMARHALAAALLGAPLLDACDDTLGLDERIASVVNVQIAPAPVPALTALGDTLRLSARPLDRAGRDVQGVPVRWTSSLASVASVDSSGLVRAAANGVTTIAAAVGQVKGEAVLRVAQQPASLRIEPATPDTLRAVGDTVRLRARVADARGNAMAEADAAVAWSSSDSAVAAVAAGLVQARGNGRALIRAQSESAADSVSVAVRTPGAPLALEVIAPERARQGDVVQLRAVLRFDSGREDTLRSGPSWRVTDPAAGAVDASGRFVGYLAGGTARVMATASGVSDTAAIALDARALSGSFRVVGNGPVPNRFTSDLWLHANFAYTGTWGCFGACTDSTQGNRLFAWDVSDPGRPVRTDSVRVDARVVNDVKIGADGGLAILSQEGSSDGRNGITLLDLADPLHPRVITRYTQGLENGVHNLWIEGSHAYIVEDGASASGGLHILDVSNPAAPVEVASFYAGTSFVHDVYVRDGLAFVSHWDAGLIILDVGNGIRGGSPSRPVEVSRIITSRGNVHNVWYWPAAAYAFVGEEDFNASAPGRMHVVDLSDLTRPVEVADFFLPGDPPHNFWLDESAGILFAAWYSNGVRALDVSGRLLGSLDRQAREYSSLRPSGSRGAGRIWAPQLHQGVVYASDMDNGLWALSFHWQGMGQGR